From the Acidicapsa ligni genome, one window contains:
- the purS gene encoding phosphoribosylformylglycinamidine synthase subunit PurS, translating to MKAYVYVTLKTSVLDPQGQTIQNALRKMQFTGVESVRQGKFFTLSLAPGLSAEAARAEVERVAKQVLTNPVIEDYTYRIEE from the coding sequence ATGAAGGCCTATGTCTACGTCACGTTAAAGACCTCCGTCCTGGACCCCCAGGGACAAACCATCCAAAATGCACTGCGCAAGATGCAATTCACCGGCGTCGAGAGCGTCCGCCAGGGCAAATTCTTCACCCTGTCGCTCGCCCCAGGCCTCTCTGCAGAGGCAGCCCGCGCCGAAGTTGAGCGAGTGGCCAAACAAGTACTGACCAATCCCGTAATTGAGGACTACACTTACCGCATCGAGGAGTAA
- a CDS encoding GGDEF domain-containing protein: protein MLDLPTLVAGQVILAVIFAGVFYGIHRLYPELKGIRYVVGGFIVTAVARRFFMVHVGHAQGIAILLALAASAIMYTATLRHLGSSRSSKLAWFILALFGLAIVQYKELRPDPTLSFVLESAAFLFIRAIWARELFRHAAGRRLLRSFALFLVIYAVYATNILIVRLPYLSAPASRYVDLQPLEAFLLIVNVALSAIEDLFMLLMVGSSIIEQLKQQSLTDPMTGRLNRRGIEQKIAEEVAQSARGSHICSIAMIDLDYFKSINDQFGHSVGDDALRHTAEVILAAVRPYDCLGRVGGDEFVLILPSTDGACALKIAERVCAAIRNTDSDGRFHLSVSIGVAQYEFTDTATSIFERADTALYQAKEAGRGCARYLPLSLGNPHPNPIPIA from the coding sequence TTGCTCGATCTACCCACACTCGTTGCCGGGCAAGTGATTCTTGCGGTAATTTTTGCTGGAGTCTTTTATGGCATACACCGCCTTTATCCCGAACTAAAGGGAATTCGCTATGTAGTGGGCGGTTTCATCGTCACCGCTGTAGCGCGCCGCTTTTTTATGGTGCATGTCGGGCATGCCCAGGGCATTGCTATCCTTCTCGCTCTTGCGGCATCTGCAATCATGTACACCGCAACGTTGCGGCATCTCGGCAGCTCCAGATCGTCTAAATTGGCCTGGTTCATCCTCGCCTTATTTGGCCTTGCAATTGTGCAGTATAAGGAGTTGCGGCCAGATCCGACGCTAAGTTTCGTCCTGGAAAGCGCTGCATTTCTATTCATCCGGGCCATATGGGCGAGAGAGCTGTTTCGCCACGCCGCAGGCCGAAGGCTGTTGCGGTCCTTCGCCTTATTCCTGGTCATCTATGCCGTTTATGCCACGAATATTCTTATTGTTCGCCTGCCTTACTTATCCGCTCCAGCCTCACGATACGTCGATCTGCAACCCCTTGAAGCCTTTCTTTTAATCGTGAATGTGGCCTTGTCCGCCATTGAAGATCTCTTTATGTTGCTCATGGTCGGAAGCTCAATAATCGAGCAGTTAAAGCAGCAATCGCTTACCGACCCAATGACAGGTCGACTCAATCGGCGCGGAATCGAACAGAAAATCGCCGAAGAAGTGGCACAATCGGCCCGCGGCAGCCACATTTGTTCGATCGCGATGATCGACCTCGATTACTTCAAATCCATCAACGACCAATTCGGCCATTCTGTTGGCGACGATGCTCTGCGCCATACTGCGGAGGTGATTCTTGCCGCCGTTCGTCCCTATGATTGTCTCGGCCGGGTTGGTGGCGATGAGTTCGTCTTGATTCTGCCGTCCACCGACGGAGCATGTGCCTTGAAGATTGCGGAGCGCGTCTGCGCCGCGATTCGCAACACGGATTCAGATGGCCGTTTCCATCTTTCCGTGAGCATTGGCGTAGCGCAATACGAGTTCACGGATACTGCCACATCGATTTTTGAAAGAGCGGATACAGCCCTCTATCAGGCCAAGGAAGCCGGGCGTGGATGCGCACGGTATCTACCCCTGTCTCTGGGCAATCCGCATCCCAATCCAATTCCAATCGCCTAG
- a CDS encoding inorganic diphosphatase gives MVNYLELPIGDKAPEVFRAVIEIPKDGTNKYEYDKELHVFKLDRNLHSPVHYPGDYGFIPSTLSDDGDPLDVLVLVPGGSFSGCVHEVRPIGLLEMLDQGVLDEKVLAVGKNNPRYSNVWNYSDVYPHMIKEITHFFAIYKDLEGKRVEIKGWHDASYARDHVIHSMKQFEENKAKKQS, from the coding sequence ATGGTCAACTACCTGGAACTACCGATTGGCGATAAAGCGCCAGAGGTTTTTCGCGCTGTTATCGAAATTCCAAAAGACGGCACGAACAAGTATGAGTATGACAAAGAGCTACATGTCTTCAAGCTGGATCGCAACCTGCACTCCCCGGTTCATTACCCCGGCGATTATGGATTTATTCCATCTACGCTGAGCGATGATGGCGATCCGCTGGACGTGCTGGTGCTGGTGCCGGGAGGAAGCTTCTCGGGCTGCGTGCATGAAGTGCGGCCGATCGGCTTGCTGGAGATGCTGGATCAGGGCGTGCTGGATGAGAAGGTGCTGGCGGTGGGCAAGAACAATCCACGCTACTCCAATGTGTGGAACTACTCGGATGTCTATCCGCACATGATCAAGGAGATCACGCATTTCTTTGCCATCTACAAGGATCTGGAAGGCAAACGCGTAGAGATCAAGGGATGGCATGATGCGTCGTATGCGCGCGATCATGTGATTCACTCGATGAAGCAGTTTGAAGAGAACAAGGCGAAGAAGCAGTCGTAA
- a CDS encoding undecaprenyl-diphosphate phosphatase — translation MSILNVILLAIVQGLAELLPVSSSAHVVVAEKLLHLDPSAPAMTLLLVMLHTGTMFAVIVYFWKSWRRTYFSSVAAFKRFAFLLIWATLLTGILGEVIKKIIEKTLFKGQPKAELESLFSRLDLIAPALAAAGVIILIAGLYERRHRLRSAVSGAVSGAAATLSGADSNLTLRQSTIMGLVQGLALPFRGFSRSGTTISAAMLADAPRERAERFSFALAVVLTPAVVGVEALRLLKAAHEASLAGSPIDLHSSISASLLGMVFSFLAGLAALKWLSAWLESGRWYLFGIYCLLASAGVFYLYKIGY, via the coding sequence ATGTCGATTCTTAACGTCATACTTCTGGCCATTGTTCAGGGTCTCGCCGAACTATTGCCTGTCTCCAGCTCTGCCCATGTAGTCGTCGCAGAAAAACTCCTCCACCTCGACCCATCTGCTCCGGCCATGACGCTCCTGCTGGTCATGCTCCATACCGGAACCATGTTCGCCGTCATCGTCTATTTCTGGAAGTCCTGGCGCCGGACCTACTTCTCCTCCGTCGCTGCATTCAAGCGCTTCGCCTTCCTGCTCATCTGGGCCACACTGCTCACCGGCATCCTCGGTGAAGTCATCAAGAAGATCATCGAAAAGACCCTCTTCAAAGGGCAGCCCAAGGCCGAGCTTGAAAGCCTCTTCAGCCGCCTGGACCTCATCGCTCCCGCCCTCGCCGCCGCCGGAGTCATCATCCTGATCGCCGGTCTCTATGAGCGACGCCACCGCCTGCGCTCCGCCGTCTCCGGGGCAGTCTCCGGCGCAGCCGCCACGCTTTCCGGAGCAGACAGCAACCTCACCCTTCGCCAGTCCACCATCATGGGCCTCGTGCAGGGGCTCGCGCTGCCCTTCCGAGGCTTCTCCCGCTCCGGCACCACCATCTCCGCCGCCATGCTCGCGGACGCCCCCAGAGAGCGCGCCGAGCGTTTCAGCTTCGCGCTGGCCGTAGTTCTCACACCCGCAGTCGTAGGCGTGGAAGCCCTCCGCCTGCTCAAAGCAGCCCACGAAGCAAGTCTTGCCGGTTCGCCCATCGATCTTCACAGCTCCATCAGCGCCAGCCTCCTGGGCATGGTCTTTTCATTTCTCGCCGGACTAGCCGCCCTCAAGTGGCTCAGCGCATGGCTTGAGAGCGGCCGCTGGTACCTCTTCGGCATCTACTGCCTGCTGGCCTCCGCCGGAGTCTTCTACCTCTATAAAATCGGCTACTAG